The following proteins are encoded in a genomic region of Necator americanus strain Aroian chromosome II, whole genome shotgun sequence:
- a CDS encoding hypothetical protein (NECATOR_CHRII.G8013.T1), which produces MEDSSRTFVSRASSTDKAETMLNELNEAGKRTGLRINGKKTRFLKTAYCEDGGQLEGSQIVETSSYIYLERLMSMGNDSKEELKGRTRPGWAAFAPVREATARLNSNISSSWETADKMV; this is translated from the coding sequence atggaagattcctctcgaaccttcgtttcgcgggcGAGCAGTACCGATAAAGCAGagacgatgctcaacgaattgaacgaagcagggaagagaacaGGATTGAGGATAAATGGAAAGAAGACACGGTTCTTGAAGACCGCCTattgcgaggacggaggacaacttgaaggctcccaaattgtggaaacttcgtcatacatATACCTCGAACGTCTTATGAGTATGGGTAacgattcaaaagaagaactgaaagGAAGAACGAGACCAGggtgggcagcattcgcacccgtcagaGAAGCTACGGCTCGACTAAATAGCAATATTTCGTCTTCGTGGGAGACTGCCGACAAGATGGTGTGA
- a CDS encoding hypothetical protein (NECATOR_CHRII.G8014.T1) produces MEPVEQEENDDPEKKKQNPQDLEQQAKPQIAFNKASVRAAFVRKVFVIVTIMTLASGLMLAVLCSRVPPHTVLLALATTTLSCAAIIAFASQTKCDITSKIFIVYAATVAVFIFGLILAIMSFFIYIKALHVIFSAVVCVLFMIWLAIDTQMIVGGKKYEISPEDYIYAALTLFIDIYQIFISLMSLFNAANN; encoded by the exons ATGGAACCAGTTGAACAAGAGGAGAATGACgatccggaaaaaaagaagcagaatcCTCAG GATTTGGAACAGCAAGCTAAACCTCAGATCGCTTTCAATAAAGCGTCTGTTCGAGCAGCATTTGTTCGTAAAGTGTTCGTCATAGTAACAATAATG acgtTGGCATCCGGTCTTATGCTAGCAGTACTCTGTTCGAGAGTACCGCCACATACAGTACTCTTAGCTCTGGCAACAACAACACTATCGTGTGCGGCAATCATCGCATTTGCTTCTCAGACTAAATGTGATATTACAAG TAAAATCTTTATCGTCTATGCTGCAACAGTtgctgttttcattttcgGCCTGATTCTGGCTATTATGAGTTTTTTCATATACATTAAG GCCCTTCATGTTATATTTTCGGCTGTGGTTTGCGTGTTGTTCATGATTTGGTTAGCAATTGATACGCAA ATGATTGTTGGTGGAAAGAAATATGAGATATCTCCTGAAGACTACATCTATGCAGCGTTGACGTTGTTTATTGACATATATCAGATCTTTATCAGTTTGATGTCGCTTTTCAATGCTGCAAACAATTGA
- a CDS encoding hypothetical protein (NECATOR_CHRII.G8014.T2), which produces MEPVEQEENDDPEKKKQNPQDLEQQAKPQIAFNKASVRAAFVRKVFVIVTIMILVVTVMVTPVVVVEKIRLQITQNSWIYWIALVVFFATYITLVCCRCVARCFPCNILMLVVFTLASGLMLAVLCSRVPPHTVLLALATTTLSCAAIIAFASQTKCDITSKIFIVYAATVAVFIFGLILAIMSFFIYIKALHVIFSAVVCVLFMIWLAIDTQMIVGGKKYEISPEDYIYAALTLFIDIYQIFISLMSLFNAANN; this is translated from the exons ATGGAACCAGTTGAACAAGAGGAGAATGACgatccggaaaaaaagaagcagaatcCTCAG GATTTGGAACAGCAAGCTAAACCTCAGATCGCTTTCAATAAAGCGTCTGTTCGAGCAGCATTTGTTCGTAAAGTGTTCGTCATAGTAACAATAATG ATACTAGTTGTTACAGTTATGGTAACTCCAGTAGTTGTAGTGGAAAAAATTAGGCTTCAAATAACACAAAACAGCTGGATCTATTGGATTGCACT AGTGGTTTTCTTTGCTACTTATATTACCTTAGTGTGTTGTCGCTGTGTGGCCCGATGTTTTCCATGCAACATATTAATGTTAGTAGTTTTT acgtTGGCATCCGGTCTTATGCTAGCAGTACTCTGTTCGAGAGTACCGCCACATACAGTACTCTTAGCTCTGGCAACAACAACACTATCGTGTGCGGCAATCATCGCATTTGCTTCTCAGACTAAATGTGATATTACAAG TAAAATCTTTATCGTCTATGCTGCAACAGTtgctgttttcattttcgGCCTGATTCTGGCTATTATGAGTTTTTTCATATACATTAAG GCCCTTCATGTTATATTTTCGGCTGTGGTTTGCGTGTTGTTCATGATTTGGTTAGCAATTGATACGCAA ATGATTGTTGGTGGAAAGAAATATGAGATATCTCCTGAAGACTACATCTATGCAGCGTTGACGTTGTTTATTGACATATATCAGATCTTTATCAGTTTGATGTCGCTTTTCAATGCTGCAAACAATTGA